The following coding sequences lie in one Cryptococcus neoformans var. neoformans B-3501A chromosome 2, whole genome shotgun sequence genomic window:
- a CDS encoding hypothetical protein (HMMPfam hit to Hydrolase, haloacid dehalogenase-like hydrolase, score: 40.6, E(): 4.5e-09) codes for MAPPFLKSVEEYEKLVDSVDTFLLDCDGVLYHGKQVVEGVRTVLNMLRKKGKAQRFELGKKIIFVTNNATKSRRKLKETFDQLGLNASIDECFGSAYASAVYISEVLNFPKDKKVYVFGEEGLEEELDQCGIAHCGGSDPVDREFKAPIDFTVFKADDSIGAVLCGFDSWINYQKLAKAMTYLRNPECKLILTNTDPTFPTHGDVFPGSGSLSIPIVNASKRKPLVIGKPNKMMMDAILAHHMFDPSRALMVGDNLATDIAFGRNSKIRTLLVMGGVTKYEQVFGENPNEVVPDLVMNSFGDLAVLADASEQ; via the exons ATGGCCCCTCCTTTCCTCAAATCCGTCGAAGAGTACGAGAAGCTCGTCGACTCTGTTGATACTTTCTTGTTGGACTGCGACGGAGTTCTTTATCATGGAAAGCAGGTAGTAGAAGGCGTTCGAACAGTCCTCAACATgctgagaaagaagggtaaGGCCCAGCGATTTGAGTTGG GCAAGAAAATCATTTTCGTTACCAACAATGCCACCAAGTCTAGAAGGAAACTGAAGGAAACCTTTGACCAGCTTGGCTTGAACGCTTCTATC GACGAGTGTTTCGGTTCGGCTTATGCATCAGCAGTGTACATCTCAGAAGTCTTGAATTTCCCCaaggataagaaggtcTACGTctttggtgaagaaggattggaagaggaactCGACCAGTGCGGTATCGCTCACTGCGGTGGTTCT GATCCTGTGGACCGAGAGTTCAAAGCTCCTATCGACTTTACTGTCTTCAAGGCCGATGATTCCATCGGTGCCGTCTTATGTGGTTTCGACTCTTGGATAA ATTACCAAAAACTTGCAAAGGCCATGACTTACCTCCGTAATCCAGAGTGCAagctcatcctcaccaacACCGACCCCACATTCCCTACCCACGGTGATGTCTTCCCTG GCTCTGGTTCATTGTCTATTCCTATCGTTAACGCGTCTAAGAGGAAGCCTCTTGTAATTGGCAAGCCCaacaagatgatgatggacgCCATTCTTGCTCA CCACATGTTTGATCCTTCTCGAGCTCTGATGGTCGGCGACAACCTCGCTACTGACATTGCTTTCGGCCGTAACAGCAAGATCCGAACCCTCCTTGTCATGGGCGGTGTTACTAAGTATGAACAAGTGTTTGGAGAAAACCCCAACGAAGTTGTGCCCGATTTGGTCATGAACAGCTTTGGCGATTTGGCGGTGTTAGCAGATGCGTCTGAGCAATGA
- a CDS encoding hypothetical protein (Match to ESTs gb|CF192942.1|CF192942, gb|CF192941.1|CF192941), whose amino-acid sequence MSLWVDKYRPRTLDDLHYHDGLSSRLKSLAASGDFPHILFYGPSGAGKKTRIMCTLRELYGPGVEKLRIDQRVFVTPSNRKLDVNVVQSNYHIELTPSDVGMYDRVVIQDILKEIAQTQQVDLNAKQRFKVVIINEADALTRDAQAALRRTMEKYMTNMRLILCANSTSKIIAPIRSRCLLMRVAAPTDDEMSTVLNYVAKKERFMLPSSANNAILETSQGNLRKALLVFEAMRMQHPDLSGDVEVAKPDWETYCGKVADAILQEQTAQKLLDIRAKIYELLSHCIPPTVVMKTISERLVEKVDDTLKPQIVHWTAYYELRMRMGSKKIFHIEAFIAKVMTVYKQYTLMGFTEDFE is encoded by the exons ATGTCTCTCTGGGTCGACAAG TACCGTCCGCGAACGCTCGACGATCTCCATTATCACGATGGCCTCTCATCGCGTCTGAAATCTTTG GCTGCTTCTGGAGACTTTCCTCATATTCTCTTCTATGGACCGTCAGGtgctggaaagaag ACAAGGATCATGTGCACTCTTCGAGAACTCTATGGACCTGgtgtggagaag CTTCGAATTGACCAAAGAGTCTTTGTCACTCCTTCTAACCGCAAGCTTGACGTCAATGTCGTTCAGTCAAACTATCACATCGAGCTTACACCATCCGACGTGGGTATGTACGACAGAGTAGTCATTCAAGATAttttgaaggagattgCACAAACTCAGCAAGTCGATTTGAATGCAAAACAGAGGTTCAAGG TGGTCATCATTAACGAGGCGGATGCTCTTACTCGAGACGCCCAAGCAGCATTACGACGAACCATGGAAAAGTATATGACCAATATGAGACTTATCCTCTGCGCCAATAGCACAAGCAAAATCATCGCTCCTATTAGAAGTCGATGTTTGCTTATGCGAGTGGCTGCCCCTACAGATGACGAA ATGTCAACAGTCCTCAATTACGTCGCCAAGAAAGAACGATTCatgcttccatcttctgccAACAATGCCATCCTTGAAACATCGCAAGGCAATCTTCGAAAAGCTTTACTTGTTTTTGAGGCCATGCGGATGCAACACCCCGACCTGTCTGGTGATGTCGAGGTTGCCAAACCCGATTGGGAGACTTATTGTGGAAAGGTCGCGGATGCGATCTTGCAGGAGCAAACGGCGCAAAAATTGTTAGATATCCGGGCGAAGATTTACGAGTTGCTAAGCCACTGTATACCGCCAACAGTTGTTATGAAG ACCATCTCAGAGAGGCTAGTTGAGAAGGTGGATGACACATTAAAACCGCAAATTGTGCACTGGACCGCTTACTAC GAACTTCGAATGCGAATGGGATCAAAAAAGATATTCCACATCGAGGCATTTATTGCCAAGGTTATGACTGTTTACAAGCAATACACACT TATGGGCTTCACCGAAGACTTTGAATAA
- a CDS encoding hypothetical protein (Match to ESTs gb|CF193663.1|CF193663, gb|CF191226.1|CF191226, gb|CF193664.1|CF193664; HMMPfam hit to AA_permease, Amino acid permease, score: 58.7, E(): 1.6e-14), producing the protein MTSPYIPLPAAPLPLSEDPSSMELSSSADDDEGHGRPRLGRSATINSLGDFEFEHALLPLTLSGDADVDSHKEERHVELWHGVALVVGAQVGSGIFSSPGVVVQEVGSVGASLMVWVISGVLAWTGASSYAELGCAIPLSGGSQAYLAYAFGPITSYLFTWTAVSALKPGSAAMIALIFGEYVNRLISHSLGDSEVPAWSIEVTAVFAIFLCSILNAISPTMGTNSTVVLTVIKIGALVFVAVLGAIVLLRDGPGEGLMPSGLFKGTLADAGNYAIAIYSGLWAFDGWDACCYVAGEMRDTNRDLPRALHSSMAIVVVLFLGANLSYFIVLSPSVVASSNTVALDFGKVTIGKFGAVVFSTLVAISCFGALNGGLYTTARLIYAASKEHFLPSIFSRLHPQRRTPDNAILLQGGLAIFFVIFGGGFRALLNFFSVASWTFYLLTVLGLLVLRVKEPHLDRPYRAWLVTPIVFCAVSMFLLLMPIFAAPWEAFAAFVFIASGMPVYYLTVRSRTRNAELDGASSSGWGVRVTLSDAWIKFREDIDRLLPREWQQPYRPQPHYNSDRRRGMLGEQVEMSERR; encoded by the exons ATGACTTCCCCCTATATCCCTCTCCCAGCAGCCCCTCTGCCCCTCTCCGAAGATCCCAGCTCAATGGAACTCTCTTCGTCtgccgatgatgatgaggggCACGGTCGACCAAGGCTTGGGAGATCTGCGACTATCAACAGCTTGGGAGACTTCGAGTTTGAACACGCTCTATTGCCTTTGACATTGAGCGGGGATGCAGATGTTGACTCTcataaagaagagagacaTGTTGAGCTATGGCACG GTGTTGCACTGGTGGTAGGAGCACAGGTTGGATCAGGCATATTCTCCTCTCCAGGCGTAGTTGTGCAAGAGGTAGGCAGTGTAGGTGCGAGCTTGATGGTCTGGGTTATCAGCGGTGTTTTAGCTTGGACAGGGGCAAG TTCGTATGCTGAGCTAGGATGTGCTATTCCTCTCTCTGGAGGTAGTCAAGCATACTTAGCATACGCA TTTGGGCCAATCACTTCATACTTGTTCACCTGGACTGCAGTGTCAGCATTGAAGCCAGGAAGTGCGGCTATGATCGCTCTCATCTTTGG TGAATATGTCAATCGCTTAATATCACATTCCTTGGGAGACTCCGAAGTCCCGGCATGGTCAATCGAAGTGACAGCAGTCTTCGCTATATTTCTATGTTCAATTCTCAACGCTATATCTCCTACCATGGGCACGAATTCAACGGTGGTCCTTACTGTCATTAAAATTGGTGCGTTGGTATTCGTGGCGGTCTTGGGTGCAATTGTGCTGCTCAGAGATGGACCTGGCGAGGGTTTGATGCCCAGTGGGTTGTTCAAAGGCACATTGGCGGATGCAGGCAACTACGCTATCGCGATCTACTCCGGTCTTTGGGCATTTGATGGCTGGGACGCTTGTTGT TATGTGGCAGGCGAAATGCGAGACACCAACAGAGATCTGCCCCGTGCTCTGCACTCTTCAATGGCTATCGTAGTGGTTCTCTTTCTTGGAGCCAACCTCTCTTACTTTATTGTCCTCAGCCCATCTGTCGTGGCCTCGTCAAACACCGTTGCGTTGGACTTCGGAAAAGTTACTATCGGGAAATTTGGAGCCGTTGTGTTCAGTACTCTGGTAGCCATTAGTTGCTTTGGAGCCTTGAACGGCGGATTGTATACAA CAGCAAGGCTCATCTATGCAGCCTCTAAAGAAcacttccttccttccatcttctcacGTCTTCACCCCCAGCGTCGAACGCCAGATAACGCTATTCTGCTTCAAGGTGGATTGGCTATCTTTTTTGTCATCTTCGGTGGGGGATTTAGAG CGCTACTGAACTTTTTCTCCGTCGCTTCTTGGACCTTTTACCTCCTCACTGTCCTTGGTCTCCTCGTTCTGCGTGTCAAAGAGCCTCATCTCGACAGACCGTATCGGGCTTGGCTCGTTACACCTATCGTCTTCTGCGCCGTGTCCATGTTCCTTTTATTGATGCCCATTTTCGCTGCTCCATGGGAAGCATTTGCAGCATTCG TATTCATTGCTTCGGGTATGCCAGTGTATTATCTGACAGTGAGATCTCGCACTCGAAATGCTGAGCTCGATGGTGCCAGCAGTTCCGGCTGGGGCGTGCGTGTTACATTATCTG ATGCGTGGATCAAATTCAGAGAAGATATCGATAGGCTCTTGCCGCGAGAATGGCAGCAACCATATAGACCGCAACCCCATTATAATAGCGACCGACGAAGAGGGATGCTTGGAGAGCAAGTTGAAATGTCTGAGAGACGGTAG